The Aquidulcibacter paucihalophilus genomic interval GGGTTCAGGGCCCGGTCCGCGACGTCACCGCCGGCGGGGATGTAGAAATTCTGCACCTCGACGCCGTCGACCACGACGCCGACGCAGCGGGCGTGCTTCTCACGGCAGACGTCGAGAACCGGCGCCTCGGTGATCGGCTTGCGGCTGGCGATGGCCACGCCGTGCCAGCCCTTCTGGCCGCCGATCCTGAGGTACGGCAGCCCCATGGCCTCAAAGGCACCGCGCGGGAACTGGTCCTCGAGGCATTTGATCTCCTGCAGACACAGGACGTCGGTCCCGCTTTCGGAGACGAACCGCGCGGCCTGGTCGATGCGCAGGCGGACGGAGTTGATGTTCCAGGTGGCGATACGAAGCATGTTTTCCGGGGGCGCGGTCAGAAGGCTCCGCCTTCTCGACCCGACGCGCCCCTGGTGCAAGCACGGGCTTCGCGCTCAAGCAGCGAGGCGCCGCGCGGCGAGCGCTAGCGCCCAAAACGGCGCTCAAGCAGCGAGCCGCCGCACGGCGAGCGTTAGCGCCCTCAAATAAAAAAGCGCCCGGTCGGGGGGGACCGGGCGCTGGAAGGTTCGTCTCTCTCGCCGCCGGGAAGGGGATGAAATCCGTAGCGGTTCAGGTCGGCTCCCGCCGACCTGTGATGAAAGTGCCACGGTCGACAAAAAATGTCAAACCGCTGCTCGCCCCTCAGGCGAAATCAGTTCCGGCCCGGACGACGGGTCGGATCGCGCAGCTGGAACAGGCTGGCGGCGAGGTTCGAGGCCGGGGTCAGCGAGGTCAGCTGGGTCCGGGTGCTGCCGCCCTGGGCGTCGCGGATAGTCCATTCGTGCAGGCGGATCGGGTTGCCTGCGAAGGACAGGATGACCGAGCCCTCCTCGGGGCGACGCGCATCGCGGGCGATGATGGCGAAGGCCCCGGACGCCATGCGGGTCACACGGTCGACGCGCACGCCCTGATCGAAGCGGACATTGCGGGCGAGGAAGGTCGAAAGCGGCGTCGCGCCGAGCGGCACCTGACGGAAGACGTTCAGGCGCGGGTCGTAGCGTTTGACGTTCGAACCGTCCGACACGACCAGAAGGCCGGAGGGATTGGTGTATTCGAACCGCATCTTGCCGGGGCGTTGCAGCCAGAAACGCCCTTCGCGGCGCTGGGCCCCCGAGGTCTCGACGAAATTGCCCTGGGCCGACGTCAGCCCCTGCAGATAGGCCTGGGCCTGGGCCAGGACGGCGCGATCCTCGGCCGACAGGTTGCTCTGGGCGGAGGCGGGCATGGCGGCGAGGGCCGCGATGGCGGCGGTTCCGAGTGCAAAGGCGCGGCGCGAGACTGTCATAGGGTCTTCTCCCGTTCGGGATGGTTGTTGATCATGCCGTCATGCGGAACGGGAAAGGCGCAGGCATGGCCCGAGCCTGACCATATTCCGGCGCTGCGATGAAGCCCTGTTCAGCTTCAGGCGGCGACAACGGAGCCCTAACGCAGCAGGAGCGGCTCGCGTTGCCCGCCCTACATAGGCGGCGGGCCGGCGAGGATGTCGCGCTTGCCGGCGTGGTTGGCCGGACTGACGACGCCCTCCTGTTCCATTCGCTCGATCAGGGAGGCGGCGCGGTTGTAGCCGATCTGCAGGCGACGCTGGATGTAGCTGGTCGAGGCCTTGCGGTCGCGGGTGACCACGGCCACGGCGCGATCATAGAGGTCGTCGCCCGAGCCGCCGCCCTCATCGTCGAACCCGGCCGCGTCGCCGTCGCCGTCCGGATCGTCGGTGATCAGGTCGAGATAGTCGGGCTCGCCCTGGCTGCGCAGGTGTTTGCAGACCTCGTCGACCTCCTGGTCGGTCACGAACGGGCCGTGCAGGCGGGTGATACGGCCACCGCCGGCCATGTAGAGCATGTCGCCCTGGCCCAGCAGCTGCTCGCCGCCCTGTTCACCAAGGATGGTGCGGCTGTCGATCTTGGAGGTGACCTGGAAGCTGATCCGGGTCGGGAAGTTCGCCTTGATGGTGCCGGTGATGACATCGACCGACGGGCGCTGGGTGGCCATGATCAGGTGGATACCGGCGGCGCGGGCCATCTGGGCCAGACGCTGGACCGCGCCCTCGACGTCCTTGCCGGCGACCAGCATCAGGTCGGCCATCTCGTCCATGACGACGACGAGGAAGGGCAGGGGTTCGGGGCGGATCTTCTCGGATTCATAGACCGGGCGGCCCTGTTCGTCGAAGCCGGTCTGGACGGTGCGTTCGAAATGCTCGCCCTTGGCCACGGCCTCGCGGGCGCGCTCGTTGTAGGAGGCGATGTTGCGCACGCCGAGCTTGGACATCCGCCGGTAGCGGTCCTCCATCTCGCGCACGGTCCATTTCAGCGCGACGACCGCCTTCTTCGGATCGGTGACGACCGGGGCCAGCAGGTGCGGGATGCCGTCATAGACCGACAGTTCCAGCATCTTGGGGTCGATCATGATGAAGCGGCACTCCGCCGGGCTGTGCCGGTAGAGGATCGACAGGATCATGGCGTTGACGCCGACCGACTTGCCCGAGCCGGTGGTGCCGGCGATCAGCAGGTGGGGCATGCGCGCCAGATCGGCGACATAGGGTTCGCCGCCGATGGTCTCGCCCAGCGCCAGGGGCAGCAGGTGGGCGGGCTTGTCGTATTCGGTCGAGGCCAGCAGGTCGCGCAGATAGACGGTCTCGCGCTTGGCATTGGGCAGTTCGATGCCGATGGCGTTGCGGCCTGGCACGACCGAGATACGGCAGGCGCGGGCGCTCATCGAGCGGGCAATATCATCGCTCAGGGCCACGACGCGGCCGTGTTTCACGCCGGGCGCGGGCACCAGTTCGTACAGGGTGACGACGGGGCCGGGGCGGATCTGGTCGATCACCCCGCGCACGCCGAATTCCTGGAGCACGCCTTCCAGCATCTTGGCGTTCTGCTTCAGCGCCTCCTCATCGACCGAGGCCACGCGCTTGGCCGGCTTGGTCAGCATCGACAGGGGCGGCAGGTCGAAGCCGGTCGAGGGGCGGACGAAGTCGAAGGCGGCCTGGCTGTCGTCGGCCTCGCGGCGCGGCTTCGGCGCCTTGGCGGCGGCGACCTTGGGCTCGGGGGCACCGCGCACAGGGTCCGGTGCCTCCCACGGCGGGGACGGCTCAAGCACGGCGGGACCGTCGTCCAGCTCCAGCGCGGGGCGGGGACGCGGCGGGGCCTTGGCGGCGACGGGCCGGCGGGCCTTCGGGGCCGGCGGCGCGGGCGT includes:
- a CDS encoding outer membrane lipoprotein carrier protein LolA — its product is MTVSRRAFALGTAAIAALAAMPASAQSNLSAEDRAVLAQAQAYLQGLTSAQGNFVETSGAQRREGRFWLQRPGKMRFEYTNPSGLLVVSDGSNVKRYDPRLNVFRQVPLGATPLSTFLARNVRFDQGVRVDRVTRMASGAFAIIARDARRPEEGSVILSFAGNPIRLHEWTIRDAQGGSTRTQLTSLTPASNLAASLFQLRDPTRRPGRN
- a CDS encoding DNA translocase FtsK 4TM domain-containing protein translates to MSAALAIGQRAWVSARILWGAPITVKFRGVLQALLAALLLVALISWNPADPSLNAASGAEPTNWLGLNGALFADLFMQSLGLAAWPAAILLIAFGLAAAIGDAIQQRLKPTALKALAATGGVLALSAALSALAAPAAWPLAAGLGGLWGDAIVGLIRLICSGLRLPGAPVIAGLLFLPLALWGIGYAVGLRVADLADGLAWVRGIRTPAPPAPKARRPVAAKAPPRPRPALELDDGPAVLEPSPPWEAPDPVRGAPEPKVAAAKAPKPRREADDSQAAFDFVRPSTGFDLPPLSMLTKPAKRVASVDEEALKQNAKMLEGVLQEFGVRGVIDQIRPGPVVTLYELVPAPGVKHGRVVALSDDIARSMSARACRISVVPGRNAIGIELPNAKRETVYLRDLLASTEYDKPAHLLPLALGETIGGEPYVADLARMPHLLIAGTTGSGKSVGVNAMILSILYRHSPAECRFIMIDPKMLELSVYDGIPHLLAPVVTDPKKAVVALKWTVREMEDRYRRMSKLGVRNIASYNERAREAVAKGEHFERTVQTGFDEQGRPVYESEKIRPEPLPFLVVVMDEMADLMLVAGKDVEGAVQRLAQMARAAGIHLIMATQRPSVDVITGTIKANFPTRISFQVTSKIDSRTILGEQGGEQLLGQGDMLYMAGGGRITRLHGPFVTDQEVDEVCKHLRSQGEPDYLDLITDDPDGDGDAAGFDDEGGGSGDDLYDRAVAVVTRDRKASTSYIQRRLQIGYNRAASLIERMEQEGVVSPANHAGKRDILAGPPPM